The following proteins come from a genomic window of Propionispora vibrioides:
- a CDS encoding response regulator transcription factor, with product MMYSLLICEDETLERVTLRKMIEQRYPHIMLLEDARTGKEAVQKAQQFKPDILLMDIKMPEMNGLDAQKQIIAFHPQIKTIIITAHDDFSYAHEAIKYRIFDFLLKPFSSAILYDCIDKILSTPTSRPPVQPAVTEEKTTIQEALDYINSHYLDNLQLTDVASRVHLSEKYFSRYFKEQIGQSFTEYVNQQKVYRAKSLLLHTSVPIYKIAMDLNFSDSAYFTKVFRKYEQLSPLQFRQKHRF from the coding sequence ATGATGTACAGCCTGCTGATTTGTGAAGATGAAACGCTGGAGCGGGTTACGCTCCGCAAGATGATTGAGCAGCGGTATCCCCATATCATGCTGCTGGAAGATGCCCGGACCGGCAAGGAGGCTGTGCAAAAAGCCCAGCAATTTAAGCCGGATATCCTGCTCATGGACATCAAAATGCCGGAAATGAACGGTCTGGACGCGCAAAAGCAGATTATTGCCTTTCACCCTCAGATCAAAACGATTATTATCACCGCTCATGATGATTTTTCCTATGCTCATGAAGCCATCAAATACCGTATCTTCGACTTTCTCTTGAAGCCGTTTTCCTCCGCCATTTTATACGACTGCATTGACAAGATTCTCAGCACCCCCACCAGCCGGCCACCGGTTCAGCCGGCCGTCACCGAGGAAAAAACCACCATTCAGGAAGCGCTGGATTATATAAACTCCCATTACCTGGATAACCTCCAACTCACCGATGTGGCCAGCCGCGTCCACCTTAGCGAAAAATATTTCAGTCGCTATTTCAAAGAACAAATCGGCCAGTCCTTTACCGAATACGTCAATCAGCAGAAGGTCTACCGGGCCAAAAGCCTGCTGCTTCATACCTCGGTACCGATTTATAAAATAGCCATGGACCTCAACTTTTCCGATTCCGCCTATTTTACCAAGGTTTTTCGCAAATACGAACAGTTGTCACCGCTTCAATTCCGGCAAAAGCACCGGTTTTAA
- a CDS encoding HlyD family secretion protein, whose protein sequence is MSLIRIRHNRSWNWPIYILLSVVLIPMLAGCGSSMATAEMWGRAEAKEVDINSKIPGRVVSLLVKEGDKVSQGQLLARIDNRDIAAQVSQAKANINALQAQTAQAATVTVLQDQTSKAALHTAQAQLEKAQSDLALAESDYSRYSELLASGAISKQLFDTYRTKYQVAQAAYSQAQAGLKAAQAGLLQTDVNTANEATMHSKVAQAQATLQQVEVSLDETEIRAPFDGIVTAKYVEEGAMVSQGMPLVAIQDPLDNWVNLKVKETDLSRYSVQQQVKVQGRDSNLILDGTVVDISKKAEFATYRATNERGDNDIITFNVKIQVNSDKIRPGMRFKLMDGVN, encoded by the coding sequence ATGTCCTTAATCAGAATCAGGCACAACCGTTCCTGGAACTGGCCAATCTATATCCTATTATCAGTTGTATTGATCCCCATGCTGGCCGGCTGCGGAAGCAGCATGGCAACTGCCGAAATGTGGGGCAGGGCTGAAGCCAAGGAGGTCGATATCAACTCAAAAATACCGGGACGCGTCGTCAGCCTGCTCGTAAAAGAAGGCGACAAAGTAAGCCAAGGACAACTTTTGGCGCGTATTGACAACCGGGATATCGCCGCTCAAGTCAGTCAGGCAAAAGCCAATATCAATGCGTTACAGGCCCAAACAGCCCAGGCCGCCACCGTTACCGTACTGCAGGATCAAACGTCCAAAGCCGCCCTGCATACCGCCCAAGCCCAATTAGAAAAAGCCCAGTCCGATTTAGCGCTGGCTGAAAGTGATTATAGCCGGTACAGTGAACTGCTGGCGTCGGGTGCCATTTCCAAACAATTATTTGATACGTACCGGACCAAATATCAAGTGGCTCAGGCTGCGTACAGTCAGGCCCAGGCCGGTTTAAAGGCAGCTCAGGCCGGACTGCTGCAAACCGATGTAAATACCGCCAATGAGGCCACCATGCACAGCAAAGTGGCCCAGGCGCAAGCTACCTTGCAGCAGGTGGAAGTATCTCTGGACGAAACAGAAATACGCGCGCCCTTTGACGGCATCGTCACCGCCAAGTATGTAGAAGAAGGAGCCATGGTATCTCAGGGCATGCCTTTAGTAGCCATCCAGGACCCGTTGGACAACTGGGTCAATTTAAAAGTAAAGGAGACCGACCTTTCCCGCTACTCTGTTCAGCAGCAGGTTAAGGTTCAGGGCCGGGACAGCAATCTTATCTTAGACGGGACCGTTGTCGATATTAGCAAGAAGGCGGAATTTGCTACCTACCGGGCCACCAACGAACGCGGCGACAACGATATTATTACCTTTAATGTCAAAATCCAGGTCAATTCCGATAAAATCCGCCCCGGCATGCGCTTTAAATTGATGGACGGTGTCAACTGA
- a CDS encoding ABC transporter permease gives MNWRQICKREIGQLFITDRRRAVFLFGASLAYLILFSLLYSTHTIKAVPLIICDEDQTQFSRTLIQAFDDSERFQIIDYVSTQTELEQALQEKEGYAAVHIPRKFTQDAKAGRSSTVLLMADGANILIANTVTTAAQEIIAAFSQETGTRLTETNTGQMPAMAENKTAPAEFRLRVLNNPTQSYLYFFVLGLSMAAFQQGIFLAIGASVQHEYRHPEELSQSHPLSIMAGKLLPYWISGTLTFFLTISAAIYFFNIPGRASLPSLLLLSSTFIFAAVSLGAFLASLCHSELTFTRLSIAYTVPAFVLSGYTWPLEAMDRAGRIISYTFPLSYFSNTLRELMLAGYSPVLYQNSMILFLLGTSLFSMTIMCYSHRKSHVDTKGRVPYQL, from the coding sequence ATGAATTGGCGGCAGATATGTAAACGGGAAATCGGTCAACTGTTTATTACAGACCGCCGGCGAGCCGTTTTCCTGTTCGGTGCATCCCTGGCCTATCTGATTTTATTCAGTCTATTATATAGTACCCATACGATAAAAGCAGTGCCTTTAATTATCTGCGATGAAGACCAAACGCAATTCAGCCGCACACTGATTCAGGCTTTTGACGACTCCGAACGCTTTCAAATCATCGACTATGTCTCAACGCAGACCGAGCTGGAACAGGCACTGCAGGAAAAAGAAGGGTACGCTGCCGTACATATTCCCAGGAAATTTACCCAGGATGCCAAAGCCGGGCGCTCTTCCACAGTTCTGCTTATGGCTGACGGCGCTAATATTCTCATCGCCAATACGGTAACTACAGCCGCCCAGGAGATTATTGCGGCCTTTTCTCAGGAAACAGGCACCAGGTTAACGGAAACAAACACCGGTCAAATGCCTGCTATGGCTGAGAACAAGACCGCTCCGGCTGAATTCCGGTTGCGGGTACTTAACAATCCGACGCAAAGTTATCTCTACTTCTTTGTTCTGGGCTTGTCTATGGCCGCTTTTCAACAGGGCATCTTCCTGGCAATCGGTGCCAGCGTCCAGCATGAATACCGGCATCCGGAGGAATTAAGCCAGTCCCACCCGCTAAGCATCATGGCAGGAAAATTATTGCCCTATTGGATTTCAGGCACACTGACCTTTTTCCTTACCATATCGGCCGCCATATACTTTTTTAACATTCCCGGCAGAGCTTCCTTACCCAGTTTATTATTGCTCTCCTCTACCTTTATTTTTGCCGCCGTTTCGCTGGGAGCATTCCTTGCTTCCCTCTGCCATTCCGAACTGACCTTTACCAGACTATCCATCGCTTATACCGTCCCGGCCTTTGTATTATCAGGCTATACCTGGCCGCTGGAAGCTATGGATAGAGCCGGAAGAATTATCTCTTATACCTTCCCCCTATCTTATTTTTCCAACACCCTTCGCGAGCTGATGCTTGCCGGCTATTCACCGGTTCTTTACCAAAACAGTATGATTTTATTCCTGCTAGGAACCAGCCTCTTCAGCATGACAATCATGTGCTACTCCCACAGAAAAAGCCATGTTGATACCAAGGGACGAGTACCTTATCAACTCTAA
- a CDS encoding ABC transporter permease: MKLKEVLLLELRRLFAPAAPTVLLLVGLPILYTILFGFTYSNNVVKYIPTVIYDQDQTTGSRSLTQAYMDSERYKVVAQVTTQEEMERWLREDKALVAVSIPAKFSQQIKLGMSSEILIETNSTNVMFANAVISSSQEIVQTFSAATGQKLQEALNQLPAPALRTTAPVKLGIRIISNPTTSYTNFMLPGLAANGLQIAILLVAGPLIAREYRRLSRWRQTSATTLVLGKLLPVWGCATVAFIICLAIMNVGFGVPVRTNMLSLLLLVSAFTFLVINLSFFFSAITSSEVAALQVPLLYIMPGLLYSGLSWPSLAMNEVARFFSSLMPLTYMADTLRDILLAGYSPFLLSNSLSMFAGGLVLQLTTLLVFTLRRKKFELQTTKEVSP; this comes from the coding sequence ATGAAACTAAAGGAAGTGCTGCTGCTGGAACTGCGCAGGCTCTTTGCTCCCGCAGCCCCCACCGTTTTGCTGCTTGTTGGCCTGCCTATTCTGTATACCATCCTTTTTGGCTTCACTTACAGCAACAATGTCGTTAAATATATCCCCACTGTCATCTACGACCAGGATCAGACAACGGGCAGCCGGTCGTTAACTCAGGCGTATATGGACTCCGAACGCTATAAAGTTGTTGCTCAAGTTACCACGCAGGAAGAAATGGAACGCTGGCTCCGGGAAGATAAGGCATTGGTTGCCGTCTCTATTCCAGCCAAGTTCAGCCAGCAGATCAAACTGGGCATGTCCTCCGAAATTCTGATTGAAACAAATTCGACCAACGTGATGTTTGCCAATGCCGTAATTTCCTCCAGTCAGGAGATTGTACAGACCTTCTCGGCAGCCACCGGCCAGAAACTGCAGGAAGCGCTCAATCAACTGCCGGCGCCGGCCCTGCGGACTACCGCTCCGGTTAAATTGGGAATCAGAATTATTAGCAACCCGACTACCTCCTACACCAATTTTATGCTGCCCGGTTTAGCGGCTAACGGCTTGCAAATCGCCATCCTGTTGGTGGCAGGCCCGCTTATCGCCCGGGAATACCGCCGGCTTTCCCGCTGGCGGCAGACCTCCGCAACGACGCTTGTCCTCGGCAAGCTGTTACCCGTCTGGGGCTGCGCCACAGTAGCCTTTATCATCTGCCTGGCTATCATGAACGTGGGCTTCGGGGTACCGGTTCGTACAAATATGCTGAGCCTCCTGCTCCTGGTCAGTGCATTTACCTTTCTCGTCATTAATCTCAGCTTTTTCTTTTCGGCCATTACCAGCAGTGAAGTTGCCGCTCTGCAGGTACCGCTGCTCTATATCATGCCCGGCCTGTTATACAGCGGCCTCAGTTGGCCTTCTTTGGCCATGAACGAGGTGGCGCGATTTTTTTCCTCGCTTATGCCGCTCACTTATATGGCAGATACACTGCGCGATATATTGTTAGCAGGCTACTCACCATTCCTGCTGTCAAACAGTCTTAGCATGTTTGCCGGCGGCCTCGTCCTCCAGCTAACCACCCTGCTGGTGTTTACCCTTCGCCGGAAAAAGTTTGAGCTGCAAACCACAAAGGAGGTTTCCCCATGA
- a CDS encoding TetR/AcrR family transcriptional regulator has product MRNRIILATVEEINLRGFKFTMSDLTKRLSISKSSLYEHFSSKDELIATILDIVLQDLREQEEKIYNSDLPVVEKLKAALLISPKAFEPFHDRVYDDLRLTYPGEWKKVTQFRQERMNRLSDLLSQGMEAAIIRPVNIKIVQQMIISTMNDLNSYRFLSENNMTYPDAMSAMLDVIIQGISVK; this is encoded by the coding sequence TTGCGCAATCGAATTATTCTGGCAACCGTAGAAGAAATCAATTTACGGGGTTTCAAATTTACAATGAGTGACCTTACTAAGCGGCTAAGTATCAGCAAGTCATCGCTGTATGAACATTTTTCCTCCAAGGATGAATTGATTGCCACCATCCTGGATATTGTGTTACAGGATCTGCGCGAGCAAGAGGAAAAAATATATAATTCCGATTTGCCGGTTGTTGAAAAGTTAAAAGCCGCACTATTGATTTCACCGAAGGCTTTTGAACCGTTTCATGACCGTGTATATGACGATCTGCGCCTAACCTATCCGGGGGAATGGAAAAAGGTGACCCAATTTCGCCAGGAACGGATGAACCGTCTGTCCGACCTCCTCTCGCAAGGAATGGAGGCTGCTATTATCCGTCCGGTGAATATAAAGATCGTTCAGCAAATGATCATTAGCACCATGAATGACTTGAACAGTTACCGTTTCCTCAGTGAAAACAACATGACCTACCCGGACGCCATGTCGGCGATGCTGGATGTAATCATCCAGGGAATTTCCGTAAAATAA